One Halolamina litorea genomic window carries:
- a CDS encoding 50S ribosomal protein L18e, translating into MLPALSAFRRQLHSRGQSMSSNKTNPRLGSLIAELKSVSRDVGANVWSDVAERLEKPRRTHAEVNLGRIERYAQEDETVIVPGKVLGSGVLQKDVTVAAVSFSGTARKKIDQVGEAVQLEQILEDNPEGSNVRVIR; encoded by the coding sequence CTGCTCCCTGCACTCTCAGCTTTTCGGAGGCAACTCCACTCAAGAGGTCAATCCATGAGTAGCAACAAGACGAACCCGAGACTAGGGAGCCTCATCGCCGAGCTCAAGTCGGTCTCGCGTGACGTCGGTGCCAACGTCTGGTCCGACGTGGCGGAACGGCTCGAGAAGCCGCGCCGCACCCACGCAGAGGTCAACCTGGGCCGCATCGAGCGCTACGCGCAGGAAGACGAGACCGTTATCGTGCCGGGCAAGGTGCTCGGTAGCGGTGTGCTCCAGAAGGATGTCACCGTCGCCGCCGTGAGCTTCTCCGGAACCGCCCGGAAGAAGATCGACCAGGTCGGCGAGGCGGTGCAGCTCGAACAGATACTCGAAGACAACCCCGAAGGTAGCAACGTGCGGGTGATCCGATGA
- a CDS encoding DUF5785 family protein has protein sequence MSDAEDWPHDPDGEHGSEGRRKYGHAILAKKIDEEEDFPLSAAEYVAEYGDDPVRISYEQVVSVAEIFESVDHEEFADFVEFHRVLGAAMRENGYWFYEGSEQFVDA, from the coding sequence ATGAGCGACGCCGAGGACTGGCCCCACGACCCGGACGGCGAGCACGGCAGCGAAGGCCGGCGCAAGTACGGCCACGCGATACTCGCAAAGAAGATCGACGAGGAGGAGGACTTCCCGCTCTCGGCCGCCGAGTACGTGGCGGAGTACGGCGACGACCCCGTTCGGATCAGCTACGAGCAGGTCGTCTCGGTCGCGGAGATCTTCGAGAGCGTCGACCACGAGGAGTTCGCGGACTTCGTCGAGTTCCACCGCGTCCTCGGGGCGGCGATGCGTGAGAACGGCTACTGGTTCTACGAGGGATCCGAGCAGTTCGTCGACGCCTGA
- the udk gene encoding uridine kinase — protein sequence MTIPSFVVGIAGGTGAGKTTVSRLITESVGESVTRIPIDNYYEDLSHLDMAERQEVNYDHPQAFEWDLLREHLRQLSEGQVVEMPQYDFERHNRKDEPMTVAPTDVIIVEGILALYDEEINGMLDLRLYVETDADVRILRRIKRDVIQRGRELEDVIDQYLSTVKPMHEQFIEPSKKHADLIIPEGANSVAVNLLEEKIQAEVEGEGTRTWERGAIEQQVGERMSLEEE from the coding sequence ATGACCATCCCCTCGTTCGTGGTCGGCATCGCCGGCGGCACCGGCGCCGGCAAGACGACGGTCTCCCGCCTCATCACCGAGAGCGTCGGGGAGTCCGTGACCCGGATCCCCATCGACAACTACTACGAGGACCTGAGCCACCTCGACATGGCCGAGCGCCAGGAGGTCAACTACGACCACCCACAGGCGTTCGAGTGGGACCTCCTGCGTGAGCACCTCCGACAGCTCTCGGAGGGGCAGGTAGTGGAGATGCCCCAGTACGACTTCGAGCGACACAACCGCAAGGACGAACCCATGACCGTCGCGCCGACGGACGTGATCATCGTCGAGGGCATCCTCGCGCTGTACGACGAGGAGATCAACGGGATGCTCGACCTGCGGCTGTACGTCGAGACCGACGCCGACGTGCGGATCCTCCGCCGGATCAAGCGGGACGTGATCCAGCGCGGCCGGGAACTCGAGGACGTGATCGACCAGTACCTCTCGACGGTGAAGCCGATGCACGAACAGTTCATCGAGCCGAGCAAGAAACACGCCGACCTGATCATCCCCGAGGGGGCCAACTCGGTGGCGGTCAATCTGCTCGAAGAGAAGATCCAGGCCGAGGTCGAGGGCGAGGGGACTCGGACGTGGGAGCGCGGTGCGATCGAACAGCAGGTCGGCGAGCGGATGTCCTTAGAGGAGGAGTAG
- a CDS encoding Mrp/NBP35 family ATP-binding protein — protein sequence MDEAAVRDLLAEVEDPALGDDLVSLGLVNAIEVEDGTARVSLALGAPYAPHESAIAAEVRETLNDAGLEVDLSANIPNDTAEEDQVLPGVKNIIAVASGKGGVGKSTMAVNIAAGLSKLGARVGLFDADVYGPNVPRMLDADEAPRATEQDTIIPPEKFGVKLMSMAFLSGEDDPVIWRGPMVHKLLTQLVEDVEWGELDYMVLDLPPGTGDTQLTILQTLPLTGSVIVTTPQGVAVDDARKGLRMFGKHETPVLGIAENMSSFRCPDCGSQHEIFGEGGGRELADESDLPFLGGVPLDPEIRAGGDEGKPVVLTEGETADAFRVLTENVANNIGVIRRQGVQQHGR from the coding sequence ATGGACGAAGCCGCCGTACGCGACCTGCTCGCGGAGGTCGAGGACCCGGCGTTGGGCGACGACCTCGTCTCGCTCGGACTGGTCAACGCGATCGAGGTCGAGGACGGGACCGCTCGGGTCTCGCTCGCGCTGGGGGCACCCTACGCCCCCCACGAGTCGGCCATCGCCGCCGAGGTCCGGGAGACGCTCAACGACGCCGGCCTGGAGGTCGACCTCTCGGCCAACATCCCCAACGACACCGCCGAGGAGGACCAGGTCCTTCCGGGCGTGAAGAACATCATCGCCGTCGCCTCCGGGAAGGGCGGTGTCGGGAAGTCGACGATGGCGGTCAACATCGCCGCCGGGCTCTCGAAGCTGGGCGCCCGCGTCGGCCTGTTCGACGCCGACGTGTACGGGCCGAACGTCCCCCGGATGCTCGACGCCGACGAGGCGCCACGGGCCACCGAGCAGGACACCATCATCCCGCCGGAGAAGTTCGGCGTGAAGCTGATGTCGATGGCGTTCCTCTCCGGCGAGGACGACCCCGTCATCTGGCGTGGCCCGATGGTCCACAAGCTCCTGACCCAGTTGGTCGAGGACGTGGAGTGGGGCGAACTCGACTACATGGTGCTCGACCTCCCGCCGGGGACGGGCGACACCCAGCTGACTATCCTCCAGACGCTCCCGCTCACCGGCTCCGTCATCGTCACGACGCCGCAGGGCGTCGCCGTCGACGACGCCCGAAAGGGGCTGCGGATGTTCGGCAAACACGAGACGCCGGTGCTTGGCATCGCCGAGAACATGTCCTCGTTCCGCTGTCCGGACTGCGGGAGCCAACACGAGATATTCGGCGAGGGCGGCGGCCGCGAACTCGCCGACGAGAGCGACCTCCCCTTCCTCGGCGGCGTTCCGCTCGACCCCGAGATCCGCGCCGGCGGCGACGAGGGGAAGCCGGTCGTACTCACGGAGGGCGAGACGGCCGACGCGTTCCGCGTGCTGACCGAGAACGTCGCCAACAACATCGGCGTGATCCGCCGACAGGGTGTCCAGCAGCATGGCCGGTGA
- a CDS encoding DNA-directed RNA polymerase subunit K → MSTEFNRYEKARIIGARALQLSYGAPVLVETGTTEPYLIAAEEYDAGVLPFTVRREGK, encoded by the coding sequence ATGAGCACGGAGTTCAATCGGTACGAGAAGGCCCGCATCATCGGCGCCCGAGCGCTGCAGTTGTCCTACGGCGCGCCGGTGCTGGTGGAGACAGGGACGACCGAGCCGTACCTCATCGCGGCTGAGGAGTACGACGCGGGCGTCCTGCCCTTCACCGTTCGACGGGAGGGCAAATGA
- a CDS encoding 3-keto-5-aminohexanoate cleavage protein codes for MSYNDYRAGKPLIVTAALTGGVHGKESNPNVPETPSEVAEAAAAAEDAGASILHLHAREDSGERAFSTERFQELTDAVREATDDVIIQHSTGGTAASDALRAEPLRTDPAPEMASLDMGPLNRYQHLTSENTRALVDALHEEMQARGIKPELEVFNGGHVNEALRIWDDLDTPPYVNLVFGGGTTTIPSPRNLLNMVADLPDGTEFNVLAFGPHQLPLTTMGIIMGGHVRVGLEDNLYYRKGEPATSNAQLVERTVRIAEELGRPVASTAEAREILEL; via the coding sequence GTGAGCTACAACGACTACCGCGCGGGTAAGCCGCTGATCGTCACCGCGGCGCTGACCGGCGGCGTCCACGGGAAGGAGTCGAACCCGAACGTTCCCGAGACCCCCTCGGAGGTTGCCGAGGCCGCGGCGGCCGCCGAAGACGCCGGTGCGAGCATCCTCCACCTGCACGCCCGCGAGGACTCCGGGGAGCGCGCGTTCTCGACCGAGCGGTTCCAGGAACTCACTGACGCGGTTCGGGAGGCGACTGACGACGTGATCATCCAGCACTCGACCGGCGGAACCGCGGCGTCCGACGCGCTCCGGGCCGAACCGCTCCGGACCGACCCCGCCCCCGAGATGGCGTCGCTGGATATGGGGCCGCTGAATCGCTACCAGCACCTCACCAGCGAGAACACCCGAGCGCTGGTCGACGCACTCCACGAGGAGATGCAGGCCCGCGGGATCAAGCCCGAACTGGAGGTGTTCAACGGCGGTCACGTCAACGAGGCGCTGCGGATCTGGGACGACCTCGACACGCCGCCGTACGTGAACCTCGTCTTCGGCGGCGGGACGACGACGATTCCCTCGCCGCGCAATCTGCTCAACATGGTGGCGGACCTCCCCGACGGCACGGAGTTCAACGTCCTCGCGTTCGGCCCGCACCAACTCCCGCTGACGACGATGGGGATCATCATGGGCGGGCACGTCCGCGTGGGGCTGGAGGACAACCTCTACTACCGGAAAGGCGAGCCGGCGACGAGCAACGCCCAGTTGGTCGAGCGGACGGTCCGCATCGCCGAGGAACTCGGTCGCCCCGTGGCGTCGACGGCCGAGGCACGGGAGATACTGGAGTTGTAG
- a CDS encoding 30S ribosomal protein S11 — translation MSESETTANGEKWGIAHVFASFNNTLITVTDATGAETVAKSSGGTVVKQNRDEASPYAAMQMAEAVVDDVKAAGIGGVHVRVRGPGGNDTKSPGPGAQATIRALARAGLEIGRIEDVTPLPHDGTRAPKKNRL, via the coding sequence ATGAGCGAGAGCGAGACCACAGCCAACGGCGAGAAGTGGGGCATCGCACACGTGTTCGCGTCGTTCAACAACACGCTGATCACCGTGACCGACGCGACGGGCGCCGAAACCGTCGCCAAGTCCTCCGGTGGGACCGTCGTGAAGCAGAACCGCGACGAGGCGTCGCCCTACGCGGCCATGCAGATGGCCGAGGCCGTCGTCGACGACGTGAAGGCCGCCGGCATCGGCGGCGTCCACGTCCGCGTCCGCGGTCCGGGCGGCAACGACACCAAGTCCCCCGGCCCCGGTGCGCAGGCAACCATTCGCGCGCTGGCCCGAGCAGGGCTGGAGATCGGCCGTATCGAGGACGTGACCCCGCTCCCGCACGACGGGACGCGCGCACCCAAGAAGAACCGACTGTAA
- a CDS encoding 30S ribosomal protein S9, translating into MVTNTSGKKKTAVARATVSEGEGRVRINSQPVELVEPELSRLKMLEPFRIAGDDLREQVDIDVSISGGGFAGQADAARTAIARGLVQHLQDAELRDAYMEFDRSLLVNDSRQSEPKKWGGPGARARYQKSYR; encoded by the coding sequence ATGGTAACGAACACGTCCGGTAAGAAGAAGACGGCCGTCGCCCGCGCCACCGTGAGCGAAGGCGAGGGTCGCGTTCGCATCAACTCCCAGCCCGTCGAGCTGGTCGAACCCGAACTCTCCCGGCTGAAGATGCTGGAGCCGTTCCGCATCGCCGGCGACGACCTCCGCGAGCAGGTCGACATCGACGTGTCGATCTCCGGCGGTGGGTTCGCCGGGCAGGCTGACGCCGCCCGCACCGCCATCGCGCGTGGGCTGGTCCAGCACCTGCAGGACGCCGAGCTCCGCGATGCCTACATGGAGTTCGACCGCTCGCTGCTGGTCAACGACTCCCGGCAGTCCGAGCCGAAGAAGTGGGGCGGGCCCGGCGCGCGTGCTCGCTACCAGAAGTCCTACCGCTGA
- a CDS encoding 50S ribosomal protein L13 produces the protein MSVAEWEADLVVDARDCIMGRVASEVAQRALAGDRVAIINAEDAVITGNEESTMDTYRKRADLGSDSGPYYPKRPDRIFKRSVRGMLPYKQDRGRQAFESVRVYVGNPHDREGEVLEGTSLDRLSNIKFTSLGEISETLGANKTW, from the coding sequence ATGAGCGTCGCCGAGTGGGAGGCCGACCTCGTCGTCGACGCCCGCGACTGCATCATGGGACGAGTCGCCAGCGAGGTCGCCCAGCGCGCCCTCGCCGGTGACCGCGTCGCCATCATCAACGCCGAGGACGCCGTCATCACCGGCAACGAGGAGTCCACGATGGACACCTACCGCAAGCGAGCGGACCTCGGCTCGGACTCGGGGCCCTACTACCCCAAGCGTCCGGACCGCATCTTCAAGCGCTCCGTGCGCGGGATGCTGCCGTACAAGCAGGACCGTGGCCGCCAGGCCTTCGAGAGCGTGCGGGTCTACGTGGGCAACCCCCACGACCGCGAGGGTGAGGTGCTCGAGGGCACTTCGCTCGACCGACTCTCGAACATCAAGTTCACCTCGCTCGGTGAGATCTCCGAGACCCTCGGCGCCAACAAGACATGGTAA
- a CDS encoding DUF7552 domain-containing protein, protein MTDGKLCPLRERIEALASERGEYYLVCGRYGDRPVPAAGCRFENRSTACEAARLTEEYRAVLRGYDPELPRYDIVVRRTPEFGTVGSRSGGDGSTAEAER, encoded by the coding sequence ATGACCGACGGGAAGCTCTGCCCGCTCCGCGAGCGGATCGAGGCCCTCGCGTCCGAGCGCGGGGAGTACTACCTCGTCTGTGGGCGCTACGGGGACCGCCCGGTACCGGCTGCCGGCTGTCGCTTCGAGAACCGCTCGACGGCCTGTGAGGCGGCCCGACTGACCGAGGAGTACCGCGCGGTGCTCCGGGGGTACGACCCCGAGCTTCCACGGTACGACATCGTCGTCCGACGGACGCCCGAGTTCGGGACTGTGGGGTCCCGATCGGGCGGCGACGGCTCGACAGCAGAAGCGGAGCGGTGA
- a CDS encoding lipopolysaccharide biosynthesis protein: MSDDPPEGEAVDEVTRRLDDALERVAHGAAVSVPSILLQRALTVAFTAALTNGLGAAPYGLFALARRTQRFLSRIVLGFRNGLSRFLPTADQEERDALATFAALLLLGVATVFGAGLFLLAPRITAFADQSQRFETLLRVFALGMPASVWLFTVTEVLRGIEEVAPLNLTLRLLYPAAQLAVGAVGAFVVGDIAFVAGGVLAVMGLTGVGAAVWIVRARGFRPRIRGEGLAALRRRYLGYTVPLFLGGIATTTQRLGFYPLIAVFLSGVAGGVFSVGVLVSQLVRLPLMAINQFIPPVAAALNEEGHEDALSRLYHVTSRLVLVGVVAAAVPVVVYRETVMAAFGPTFTEYAPLLTLFVFAQIAACAAGSVGILLRMTDHQQALLVTNVVITTVLAAVAVPLTVQYGLAGVVWTYLLMLTLNNGIEVAVLYHLEGLQPFTKRHSYPLIAAVPYAAVALGAYVLAPGVVGAVVGTLLGLAVFAATMKLLGFTPVERRLASTLVERYGELVPGR, encoded by the coding sequence GTGTCCGACGATCCGCCCGAGGGCGAAGCCGTCGACGAGGTGACTCGTCGGCTCGACGACGCGCTGGAGCGCGTCGCCCACGGCGCCGCCGTCTCGGTGCCGAGCATCCTGCTCCAGCGTGCCCTCACCGTCGCCTTCACCGCCGCGCTGACCAACGGGCTCGGCGCCGCACCCTACGGCCTGTTCGCGCTCGCGCGCCGCACCCAACGGTTCCTCTCGCGGATCGTCCTCGGCTTCCGGAACGGGCTGAGCCGCTTCCTCCCGACCGCCGATCAGGAGGAACGCGACGCCCTCGCCACCTTCGCCGCGCTGCTGTTGCTCGGCGTCGCCACCGTCTTCGGAGCGGGCTTGTTCCTTCTCGCACCGCGGATCACCGCCTTCGCCGACCAGAGCCAGCGCTTCGAGACGCTGCTCCGCGTGTTCGCGCTGGGGATGCCGGCGAGCGTCTGGCTGTTTACCGTCACCGAGGTGCTCCGCGGGATCGAGGAGGTCGCCCCGCTGAACCTCACGCTGCGGCTGCTCTACCCAGCCGCCCAGTTGGCCGTGGGCGCCGTCGGCGCGTTCGTCGTCGGCGATATCGCGTTCGTCGCCGGCGGCGTGCTGGCGGTGATGGGGCTCACCGGCGTCGGCGCCGCGGTCTGGATCGTCCGCGCCCGTGGCTTCCGCCCGCGAATCCGCGGGGAGGGGCTCGCGGCGCTCCGACGGCGCTACCTCGGCTACACCGTCCCGCTGTTCCTCGGCGGGATCGCCACCACGACCCAGCGACTGGGGTTCTACCCCCTGATCGCCGTCTTCCTCTCGGGCGTCGCCGGCGGCGTGTTCTCGGTCGGCGTGCTGGTCTCCCAACTCGTCCGGCTGCCGCTGATGGCGATCAACCAGTTCATCCCGCCGGTCGCCGCCGCGCTCAACGAGGAGGGCCACGAGGACGCCCTCTCGCGGCTCTACCACGTCACCAGCCGCCTCGTCCTCGTCGGCGTCGTCGCCGCCGCGGTGCCGGTCGTCGTTTATCGGGAGACGGTGATGGCGGCCTTCGGCCCGACGTTCACCGAGTACGCGCCGCTGTTGACTCTCTTCGTGTTCGCCCAGATCGCGGCGTGTGCCGCCGGTAGCGTGGGGATCCTCCTGCGCATGACCGACCACCAGCAGGCGCTGCTCGTGACCAACGTCGTGATCACCACGGTGCTCGCGGCCGTCGCCGTCCCGCTCACGGTCCAGTACGGTCTCGCGGGCGTGGTCTGGACCTACCTGCTGATGCTCACGCTCAACAACGGGATCGAGGTGGCGGTGCTCTACCACCTCGAAGGGCTCCAGCCGTTCACGAAGCGGCACAGCTACCCCCTCATCGCGGCGGTACCCTACGCCGCCGTCGCGCTCGGCGCCTACGTGCTCGCGCCGGGCGTCGTCGGCGCCGTCGTGGGGACGCTGCTGGGGCTGGCCGTGTTCGCGGCGACGATGAAGCTGCTGGGGTTCACGCCGGTGGAGCGCCGGCTGGCGTCAACGTTGGTCGAGCGGTACGGTGAGTTGGTACCGGGTCGGTGA
- a CDS encoding 30S ribosomal protein S13, whose product MSAEEPADGETEDEDLQYFVRIGQTDLDGTKSVERSLSELKGIGKRMARIVADKADVDRQATFGRLDDDDIESVVDVVENLESYIPTWMANRQNDFFTGDTTHVTGSDLEESRRHDINRMQMISSYKGVRHERGKKVRGQRTKSTGRTEGTIGVNIEEIREEMEEDAGEE is encoded by the coding sequence ATGAGTGCAGAAGAACCAGCGGACGGCGAGACGGAGGACGAAGACCTCCAGTATTTCGTCCGGATCGGGCAGACCGACCTGGACGGGACCAAATCCGTCGAGCGGTCCCTCAGTGAACTCAAAGGAATCGGCAAGCGCATGGCGCGCATCGTCGCCGACAAGGCCGACGTAGATCGGCAGGCGACGTTCGGGCGTCTCGACGACGACGACATCGAGAGTGTCGTCGACGTCGTCGAGAACCTCGAGAGCTACATCCCGACGTGGATGGCCAACCGGCAGAACGACTTCTTCACCGGCGATACCACCCACGTGACCGGGAGTGACCTCGAGGAGTCCCGGCGCCACGACATCAACCGAATGCAGATGATCAGCTCCTACAAGGGCGTCCGCCACGAGCGCGGGAAGAAGGTCCGCGGACAGCGGACCAAGTCCACGGGTCGAACCGAGGGGACCATCGGGGTCAACATCGAGGAGATCCGCGAGGAGATGGAAGAAGACGCTGGTGAGGAATAA
- the moaA gene encoding GTP 3',8-cyclase MoaA, translated as MTLSDDFGREVTGVRVSLTDRCNFDCVYCHNEGLGDTRGPMEPGDDEMDTDDVVRFLEVVSEYGVDSVKLTGGEPMLRQDLEEIIRRTPDSMEVSMTTNGTFLPGRAEDLKETGLDRVNVSQDALDPDEFAEITKSGAYDKVMEGVQAAVDAGLAPVKLNMVVFEHTAGYVEGMVEHVAENEGLQLQLIEYMPELTGKPEWNIDIQRVHDWLADIAEHVEHREMHDRKRYYVNPEAAESVAATPEPADIEEFQGGMVEIVDPVENADFCANCGRVRVTHEGYLKGCLNRNDDLKSMGEMSREEIAEAFEEVVAERVPYYGEYLVENERGEYEINDEYISTGTAD; from the coding sequence ATGACGCTCTCGGACGACTTCGGCCGCGAGGTAACTGGCGTCCGGGTCTCCCTCACCGACCGGTGCAACTTCGACTGCGTGTACTGTCACAACGAGGGGCTCGGCGACACCCGTGGCCCGATGGAGCCCGGCGACGACGAGATGGACACCGACGACGTGGTGCGCTTTTTGGAGGTCGTCTCGGAGTACGGCGTCGACTCCGTGAAGCTCACCGGCGGCGAACCGATGCTCCGACAGGACTTAGAGGAGATCATCCGCCGAACCCCGGACTCGATGGAGGTGTCGATGACCACCAACGGGACGTTCCTCCCCGGGCGCGCCGAGGACCTGAAGGAAACCGGGCTCGACCGCGTGAACGTCTCACAGGACGCCCTCGACCCCGACGAGTTCGCCGAGATCACGAAGTCCGGCGCCTACGACAAGGTGATGGAGGGCGTGCAGGCCGCCGTCGACGCCGGGCTGGCGCCGGTGAAGCTCAACATGGTCGTCTTCGAGCACACCGCGGGCTACGTCGAGGGCATGGTCGAGCACGTCGCCGAGAACGAGGGGCTCCAGCTCCAGCTGATCGAGTACATGCCCGAACTGACCGGGAAACCGGAGTGGAACATCGACATCCAGCGCGTCCACGACTGGCTCGCGGACATCGCCGAGCACGTCGAACACCGCGAGATGCACGACCGCAAGCGCTACTACGTCAACCCCGAGGCCGCCGAGTCCGTCGCTGCCACGCCCGAGCCCGCCGACATCGAGGAGTTCCAGGGCGGGATGGTCGAGATCGTCGACCCCGTCGAGAACGCCGACTTCTGTGCCAACTGCGGCCGGGTCCGCGTGACCCACGAGGGCTACCTCAAGGGCTGTCTCAACCGCAACGACGACCTGAAGTCGATGGGGGAGATGAGCCGCGAGGAGATCGCCGAAGCGTTCGAGGAAGTCGTCGCCGAACGGGTGCCCTACTACGGCGAGTACCTCGTGGAGAACGAGCGCGGCGAGTACGAGATCAACGACGAGTACATCTCGACCGGCACCGCGGACTGA
- a CDS encoding 30S ribosomal protein S4 → MTTGNATKRYETPNHPFQGERIAEEAGLVDRYGLESKEELWRAQSRLRDFRREARRLLGAAQGDVEEAGEMGAEFVARLQKIGILNEADDISEVLTLDETDVLERRFQTVVYRQGLAATPQQARQFLVHGHVTVDGARVTAPSKFVTVDEEDSIEFDENSVLADELHPARAEDQE, encoded by the coding sequence ATGACGACCGGAAACGCAACCAAACGCTACGAGACGCCGAACCACCCCTTCCAGGGCGAGCGTATCGCCGAGGAAGCCGGGCTGGTCGACCGATACGGACTCGAGAGCAAAGAGGAGCTCTGGCGTGCACAGTCGCGTCTGCGTGACTTCCGACGCGAGGCTCGACGACTGCTCGGCGCCGCACAGGGTGACGTCGAGGAAGCCGGCGAGATGGGCGCGGAGTTCGTCGCTCGCCTCCAGAAGATCGGCATCCTCAACGAGGCCGACGACATCTCGGAGGTCCTGACCCTCGACGAGACCGACGTGCTGGAACGCCGCTTCCAGACCGTCGTCTACCGACAGGGGCTGGCGGCAACCCCCCAGCAGGCTCGACAGTTCCTCGTCCACGGCCACGTTACCGTCGACGGCGCACGCGTCACCGCGCCGTCGAAGTTCGTGACCGTCGACGAGGAGGACAGCATCGAGTTCGACGAGAACTCCGTGCTGGCAGACGAGCTCCACCCCGCACGCGCGGAGGATCAAGAATGA
- a CDS encoding uracil-DNA glycosylase has protein sequence MTAHQETLTNPFNMDEDCRNCPALADCRERVVHGYGDAGAEFVFVGEGPSAGAEATGVPFTGDPAGERVQRILGELGFSRSPADSPEPDLQNVYLTYLSRCRHPDRDATDEEVRTCEPFLNAELRMINPEIIVPVGTRALRELAIEYTTRAPESFDAADEHATTVRGRGFELVPMLLPEEQTDEQETAFVEHLTENVFPRDYRQTKGRRSR, from the coding sequence GTGACCGCGCACCAAGAGACGCTCACCAACCCGTTCAACATGGACGAGGACTGCCGGAACTGTCCGGCGCTGGCCGACTGCCGCGAGCGCGTCGTCCACGGCTACGGCGACGCGGGCGCGGAGTTCGTCTTCGTCGGCGAGGGTCCCTCGGCGGGCGCCGAAGCGACCGGCGTCCCCTTCACCGGCGACCCGGCGGGTGAGCGCGTTCAGCGCATCCTCGGCGAACTCGGCTTCTCGCGTTCGCCGGCCGATTCGCCGGAGCCCGACCTCCAGAACGTCTATCTGACCTACCTCTCGCGCTGTCGCCACCCCGACCGGGACGCGACCGACGAGGAAGTGCGCACCTGCGAGCCGTTCCTCAACGCCGAACTGCGGATGATCAACCCCGAGATCATCGTCCCGGTCGGCACCAGAGCCCTCCGGGAGTTGGCCATCGAGTACACTACCCGTGCCCCAGAGAGCTTCGACGCCGCCGACGAACACGCGACGACGGTGCGCGGTCGCGGGTTCGAACTGGTGCCGATGCTTCTCCCTGAGGAACAGACTGACGAACAGGAGACCGCGTTCGTCGAACACCTGACGGAGAACGTCTTCCCGCGGGACTACCGCCAGACGAAGGGCCGCCGGAGCCGGTGA
- a CDS encoding DNA-directed RNA polymerase subunit N → MMIPVRCFTCGNVIGEHWEEFQERGREGDEDPAEVLDELGVTRHCCRRMMISHRDLVDVVSPYQ, encoded by the coding sequence ATGATGATACCCGTCCGGTGTTTCACGTGCGGCAACGTCATCGGTGAACACTGGGAAGAGTTCCAGGAACGCGGTCGTGAGGGCGACGAGGACCCCGCAGAGGTCCTCGACGAACTCGGCGTCACCCGCCACTGCTGCCGGCGGATGATGATCAGCCACCGCGATCTGGTGGACGTGGTCTCCCCCTACCAATGA
- a CDS encoding DNA-directed RNA polymerase subunit D yields MADEFDVEFIRGDDREARILVRGLTPAFANGLRRAMIADVPTLSIDTVRMVENSSVMFDEMIGLRLGLVPLTTPDDFEYGDTVTLALDVEGPGTAYSGDLESSDPDVQPADENIPIIELKENPGGENQRIELEADAVLDDAKTHAKQSGGVAVGYRHLQKVTVVGDRGEFDDEETNILRGVIETEEGELVHTDEFDNDLTERYPGKELEVEDVPGAFVFHVETDGSMTVEELMLRGIDSIESRADELQEKVAV; encoded by the coding sequence ATGGCAGACGAATTCGACGTCGAGTTCATCCGCGGCGACGACCGCGAGGCGCGGATCCTCGTCCGCGGGCTGACCCCAGCGTTCGCCAACGGGCTGCGCCGGGCGATGATCGCCGACGTGCCCACGCTGAGTATCGACACCGTCCGGATGGTGGAGAACTCCTCGGTGATGTTCGACGAGATGATCGGGCTCCGACTCGGGCTCGTCCCGCTGACGACGCCCGACGACTTCGAGTACGGTGACACCGTCACCCTCGCGCTCGACGTCGAAGGGCCCGGCACGGCGTACTCGGGGGACCTCGAGTCCTCGGACCCGGACGTACAGCCGGCCGACGAGAACATTCCGATCATCGAACTCAAGGAGAACCCCGGTGGGGAGAACCAGCGTATCGAGCTCGAAGCCGATGCAGTGCTCGACGACGCGAAAACCCACGCCAAGCAGTCCGGGGGCGTCGCGGTCGGCTACCGCCACCTGCAGAAGGTGACGGTCGTCGGCGACCGCGGCGAGTTCGACGACGAGGAGACCAACATCCTCCGCGGGGTCATCGAGACCGAGGAGGGTGAGCTCGTCCACACCGACGAGTTCGACAACGACCTGACCGAGCGCTACCCCGGCAAGGAACTCGAAGTCGAGGACGTTCCGGGGGCGTTCGTCTTCCACGTGGAGACGGACGGCTCGATGACGGTCGAGGAACTGATGCTCCGCGGTATCGACTCGATCGAGTCGCGCGCGGACGAACTGCAGGAGAAAGTCGCAGTCTGA